From a single Vicia villosa cultivar HV-30 ecotype Madison, WI unplaced genomic scaffold, Vvil1.0 ctg.002871F_1_1, whole genome shotgun sequence genomic region:
- the LOC131639960 gene encoding iron-sulfur cluster assembly protein 1-like: MLRIAACAKRLVGTASFEAPIPAVRILPRFYHERVVDHYDNPRNVGSFDKNDPTVGTGLVGAPACGDVMKLQIKVDEVTGKIIDARFKTFGCGSAIASSSVATEWVKGKQMEEVLTIKNTEIAKHLSLPPVKLHCSMLAEDAIKAAVKDYEAKKASAATATA, translated from the exons ATGCTAAGAATCGCAGCGTGCGCTAAGAGACTCGTGGGAACGGCGTCGTTTGAAGCGCCGATTCCCGCCGTTAGGATTCTTCCACGTTTCTACCACGAGAGGGTGGTGGATCATTACGATAATCCCCGGAATGTTGGATCCTTCGACAAGAACGACCCGACGGTAGGTACGGGTCTTGTCGGAGCACCCGCGTGTGGTGATGTCATGAAGCTCCAAATTAAGGTTGATGAGGTCACGGGAAAAATCATCGATGCTCGTTTTAAAACCTTTGGATGCGGATCCGCCATCGCTTCTTCATCCGTCG CTACTGAATGGGTTAAGGGAAAGCAAATGGAAGAGGTTTTGACCATTAAGAACAC TGAGATTGCAAAGCATCTTTCCCTCCCACCAGTTAAGCTTCACTGCAGCATGCTTGCTGAGGATGCTATAAAAGCAGCTGTTAAAGATTATGAAGCTAAAAAAGCCTCCGCTGCTACTGCCACTGCGTGA
- the LOC131639952 gene encoding pantothenate kinase 2-like: protein MADLVQEEQRVLGIDEEGQNKGTESEGNSNNRRIHLEGQGEKDMQGNSIHRSSSRPQLDVSKAEIQSNVEDKYPTILLPNQSDDLSHLALDIGGSLIKLVYFSRHEGQSDDDKRKKTLKERLGLSNGNRRSFPILGGRLHFVKFETRKINECLDFIHSKQLHRGLESRYPDAAANENAIIKATGGGAYKYTDLFKERLGVSLDKEDEMNCLVSGANFLLKAIRHEAFTHMEGKKEFVQIDHNDLFPYLLVNVGSGVSMIKVDGDGKFERVSGTNVGGGTYWGLGRLLTKCKSFDELLELSQKGDNRAIDMLVGDIYGGLDYSKIGLSASTIASSFGKTVSEKKELENYRPEDISLSLLRMISYNIGQIAYLNALRFRLKRIFFGGFFIRGHAYTMDTLSFAVQYWSNGEAQAMFLRHEGFLGALGAFMSYEEHGLDDLMVHQLVERFPMGAPYTGGKIHGPPLGDLNEKISWMEKFLQMGTEITAPVPMTPVAGTTGLGGFEVPLSKGSALRSDASALNVGVLHLVPTLEVFPLLADPKLYEPNTIDLADPSELEYWLTILSEHLPDLVDKAVASEGGTDDAKRRGDAFARAFSAHLARLMEEPSAYGKLGLANLLEMREECLREFQFVDAYRSIKQRENEASLAVLPDLFVELDSMDEETRLLTLIEGVLAANIFDWGSRACVDLYHKGTIIEIYRMSRNKMRRPWRVDDFDVFKERMLGSGGKKKPPHKRALLFVDNSGADIVLGMLPLARELLRRGTEVVLVANSLPALNDVTAMELPDIVAEAAKHCDILRRAAEAGGLLVDAMINTDSSKENSYSVPLMVVENGCGSPCIDLRQVSSELAAAAKDADLIILEGMGRSLHTNLYAEFKCDALKLAMVKNQRLAEKLIKGNIYDCICKYQPSS, encoded by the exons atggcTGATTTGGTTCAAGAGGAACAAAGGGTTCTTGGAATTGACGAAGAGGGTCAAAATAAGGGAACTGAATCTGAGGGAAACAGCAACAACAGGCGTATACATTTGGAGGGTCAAGGAGAGAAAGATATGCAAGGGAATTCGATTCATAGATCCAGTTCTAGGCCTCAACTTGATGTTAGTAAAGCTGAAATTCAATCTAATGTGGAGGATAAGTATCCCACCATTTTGTTGCCTAATCAATCCGATGATTTGTCTCACCTAGCTCTTGATATTGGAG GATCTCTGATAAAGTTGGTGTACTTTTCACGACATGAAGGCCAATCAGATGATGATAAAAGGAAGAAAACTTTAAAGGAGCGGTTAGGGCTTTCTAATGGTAATAGGAGAAGCTTTCCTATTCTTGGCGGGAGGCTTCACTTTGTCAAGTTTGAAACAAGAAAGATCAACGAGTGCTTAGATTTCATTCATTCAAAGCAGCTTCACCGTG GGTTGGAGTCACGTTACCCAGATGCTGCGGCTAATGAAAATGCCATAATTAAG GCTACTGGAGGTGGAGCATACAAGTATACTGACCTTTTCAAAGAAAGACTTGGGGTTAGTCTTGACAAAGAGGATGAAATGAACTGTCTTGTGTCAGGAGCGAATTTCTTGCTTAAG GCAATTCGACATGAAGCTTTCACACACATGGAGGGCAAGAAAGAGTTTGTTCAAATTGACCATAATGATTTGTTCCCTTATCTTCTAGTTAACGTTGGTTCTGGTGTTAGTATGATCAAG GTTGATGGGGATGGAAAGTTTGAGAGAGTTAGTGGGACAAATGTTGGTGGTGGTACTTATTGGGGCTTGGGAAGACTGTTAACGAAGTGCAAGAG CTTTGATGAGTTGCTTGAGCTAAGCCAGAAAGGAGACAATAGAGCCATTGACATGCTTGTTGGGGACATTTATGGTGGTTTGGATTATTCTAAG ATTGGTCTATCGGCTTCCACTATTGCTTCAAGTTTTGGGAAAACTGTATCAGAAAAAAAGGAGCTTGAAAACTACAGGCCTGAAGACATATCACTCTCTCTTCTACGGATGATTTCATACAATATTGGCCAG ATAGCTTACTTAAATGCATTGCGATTCCGGTTGAAGAGAATATTTTTTGGAGGATTTTTCATCAGGGGTCATGCTTATACaatggacactctttcttttgcTGTTCAATACTG gtCTAATGGGGAAGCACAGGCAATGTTTTTGCGACATGAAGGCTTTCTGGGAGCTTTAGGTGCATTTATGAGTTATGAAGAGCATGGTTTAGATGACCTCATGGTGCATCAGTTAGTTGAAAGGTTTCCAATGGGTGCTCCATATACTGGAGGCAAGATACATGGCCCGCCACTTGGAGATTTGAATGAGAAG ATTTCATGGATGGAGAAGTTTTTACAAATGGGAACAGAAATTACTGCACCTGTACCGATGACTCCTGTTGCTGGAACTACTGGACTTGGGGGTTTTGAAGTCCCTTTGTCAAAAGGAAGTGCTCTGCGATCTGATGCGAGTGCTCTAAATGTTGGTGTTCTCCATCTAGTACCAACTTTGGAAGTGTTTCCATTGTTAGCAGACCCAAAATT GTATGAGCCCAATACAATAGATCTTGCAGATCCCAGTGAATTAGA ATATTGGCTCACAATTTTGTCAGAGCACTTGCCAGATCTTGTTGACAAG GCTGTTGCTAGTGAAGGTGGAACTGATGATGCCAAAAGAAGGGGTGATGCTTTTGCTCGTGCATTTTCTGCCCACTTGGCAAG GTTGATGGAGGAGCCTTCTGCATATGGGAAGTTAGGTCTGGCCAATCTACTGGAAATGAGGGAAGAATGCTTGAGGGAATTCCAGTTTGTTGATGCCTATAGAAGTATAAAGCAGAG GGAAAATGAAGCATCACTTGCCGTTTTACCTGACTTGTTTGTGGAACTTGATAGCATGGATGAG GAAACGAGATTGCTTACTCTAATTGAAGGTGTTCTAGCTGCAAACATTTTTGACTGGGGATCTCGTGCATGTGTGGATCTCTATCATAAAGGAACAATTATTGAAATTTACAGAATGAGTCGCAATAAAATGCGCAGACCATGGAGG GTGGATGACTTTGATGTCTTCAAAGAGAGAATGTTAGGGTCCGGAGGCAAGAAGAAGCCCCCTCATAAAAGAGCTTTACTTTTTGTTGATAATTCAGGTGCCGATATTGTTCTAGGGATGCTCCCTCTGGCTAGGGAGCTCCTTCGTCGTGGAACTGAA GTAGTTCTGGTTGCAAACTCGCTACCTGCTTTAAATGACGTGACTGCAATGGAGCTTCCTGATATTGTAGCTGAGGCTGCCAAG CATTGCGACATTCTAAGGCGAGCGGCTGAAGCTGGAGGCCTGCTTGTTGATGCGATGATTAATACAGATAGTTCTAAAGAAAATTCATATTCAGTCCCCTTGATGGTTGTTGAGAATGGATGTGGTAGTCCATGTATAGACTTAAGACAGGTCAGCTCTGAGTTGGCTGCTGCTGCAAAAGATGCCGATttg ATAATTTTGGAAGGGATGGGTAGATCTCTACATACTAACCTCTATGCTGAGTTTAAATGCGATGCTTTGAAG CTTGCGATGGTGAAAAATCAGAGATTGGCTGAAAAGTTGATTAAAGGGAACATATACGACTGTATTTGCAAATACCAGCCTTCTAGTTGA